A window from Roseburia sp. 499 encodes these proteins:
- a CDS encoding PaaI family thioesterase, producing the protein MVLLEECQEILNQNPFASLLEIELLEVSEGFVRAKIPFQEKMQNIYGDFHGGALYTAADTLCGIAASTYGYYVTTVNGSIQYLKAGRNTEYVMCEGKVIKPGKNISVVEFQITDQRGMLLNTGTFNFYNLKKR; encoded by the coding sequence ATGGTGTTACTTGAAGAATGTCAGGAAATACTTAATCAGAATCCTTTTGCAAGTTTGCTGGAGATAGAGTTGCTTGAGGTTTCAGAAGGATTTGTGAGGGCAAAGATTCCTTTTCAGGAAAAAATGCAAAACATATATGGAGATTTCCATGGAGGGGCGCTGTACACTGCAGCAGATACCTTGTGCGGAATTGCGGCGTCCACCTATGGATATTATGTAACAACAGTAAATGGAAGTATCCAGTATTTGAAGGCAGGAAGAAATACGGAATATGTTATGTGTGAAGGAAAGGTAATTAAACCTGGAAAAAATATTTCGGTAGTAGAATTTCAGATTACGGACCAGAGAGGAATGTTGCTGAATACGGGAACATTTAACTTTTATAATTTAAAGAAGAGGTAA